Proteins from a genomic interval of Rosa chinensis cultivar Old Blush chromosome 2, RchiOBHm-V2, whole genome shotgun sequence:
- the LOC112184997 gene encoding pterocarpan synthase 1, whose translation MATCSIELKETKLSLYFQDFSAGPNTSAVPIAGIAGKLWRVDQFGTVIVTDDRLTVAPSPKSATVGRGQGLVVTSSLDGHNAHVLLSIVFTNRRYNGSTLEIQGTSRQFEAVREVSVVSGTGKFRFARGYATFETYSVDPTNLYAVIRFNITVQHK comes from the coding sequence ATGGCCACTTGCAGTATAGAGTTGAAAGAAACCAAGCTATCCTTGTATTTCCAGGATTTCTCTGCCGGTCCAAATACCTCAGCAGTACCAATTGCAGGTATTGCAGGCAAGCTATGGAGGGTCGATCAGTTTGGAACAGTTATCGTCACGGATGACCGGCTAACTGTAGCCCCGAGTCCGAAATCAGCAACGGTGGGCCGAGGCCAAGGCTTGGTTGTAACATCATCACTAGATGGACACAATGCCCATGTCTTGTTATCGATTGTGTTCACCAACAGGAGGTACAATGGCAGCACTCTAGAGATACAAGGAACTAGTAGGCAATTCGAGGCGGTTAGAGAGGTTTCGGTCGTATCAGGCACCGGGAAGTTTCGGTTTGCTAGAGGATATGCTACATTCGAAACTTATTCTGTGGACCCTACAAATTTATACGCAGTTATACGATTCAATATTACTGTGCAACACAAGTAG
- the LOC112189342 gene encoding dirigent protein 1 produces MALNLIPKLLLVLVLSMTTFSAIASSSKEYKETHMSMFLQDFLTGPNVTDIPVAGVAGKLWAFNQFGTLYVNDNPLTEGPSPQSAEVGRAPGIFMASALDGSSGLVAFSVVFTNKEYNGSTIEILGNSKILDPVRELSVASGTGKFRFARGYATLETYFLDIPRAYSIVRLNITVEHK; encoded by the coding sequence ATGGCATTAAACTTGATACCCAAGTTACTGTTGGTCCTGGTTCTATCCATGACTACATTTTCCGCCATAGCCAGTAGCAGTAAAGAGTACAAAGAAACCCACATGTCCATGTTCCTTCAGGACTTCCTTACCGGTCCAAATGTCACAGATATACCAGTTGCGGGTGTCGCTGGAAAGCTTTGGGCCTTCAATCAATTTGGAACACTTTACGTCAATGACAATCCTCTCACCGAAGGCCCAAGCCCACAATCGGCAGAGGTGGGCCGAGCCCCAGGTATTTTTATGGCTTCAGCACTGGACGGATCTAGTGGCCTTGTTGCGTTTTCAGTTGTGTTCACTAACAAGGAGTACAATGGCAGCACCATAGAGATACTAGGAAACAGTAAGATATTGGACCCGGTTAGAGAGCTTTCGGTGGCATCCGGTACCGGAAAGTTTCGGTTTGCTAGAGGGTACGCTACGCTTGAAACTTATTTTCTGGACATTCCGAGAGCATACTCGATCGTACGACTCAACATAACAGTGGAACACAAGTAG